Proteins from a single region of Sphingomonas morindae:
- the pdxA gene encoding 4-hydroxythreonine-4-phosphate dehydrogenase PdxA: MIPPRPAALATPLALSMGDPAGIGPEIIGKAWQRRTEAALPPFFAIGDYRAITKVWDGPIVRISDPAEALARFDEGLPIVEVEDAGDIVPGQPNMPGARCAIAALEIAVGLARSGAVAALVTGPVSKAQLYAIGFTHSGQTEFVAERCGVAAGNVAMMLAGPTLRTVCVTTHVALARVPELLTIDLVMARARVAARGLQRDFGIAEPRLALAGFNPHAGEGGALGLEEIEILIPAVEQLRDEGIDIVGPLAADTMFHPRARARYDAALCTYHDQALIPLKTLHFDEGVNMTLGLPIVRVAPDHGTAFEIAGRNMAEPGAMIAAIRMAAEAAERRAAHG, translated from the coding sequence ATGATCCCGCCCCGTCCGGCCGCGCTGGCCACGCCGCTCGCACTCTCGATGGGCGATCCCGCCGGGATCGGCCCCGAGATCATCGGCAAGGCGTGGCAGCGGCGGACCGAGGCGGCCCTGCCCCCCTTCTTCGCGATCGGCGATTACCGCGCGATCACCAAGGTGTGGGACGGCCCGATCGTGCGCATCTCGGATCCGGCGGAGGCGCTTGCCCGCTTCGACGAGGGGCTGCCGATCGTCGAGGTGGAGGATGCCGGCGATATCGTGCCCGGCCAGCCCAACATGCCGGGCGCGCGCTGCGCCATCGCCGCGCTGGAGATCGCGGTGGGGCTGGCGCGCTCGGGAGCGGTGGCCGCGCTGGTGACGGGGCCGGTCTCCAAGGCGCAGCTCTACGCCATCGGCTTCACCCATTCGGGCCAGACCGAGTTCGTCGCCGAGCGCTGCGGCGTGGCGGCGGGCAATGTCGCGATGATGCTCGCCGGGCCGACGCTGCGCACCGTGTGCGTCACCACCCATGTCGCGCTGGCGCGCGTGCCCGAGCTGCTCACCATCGATCTCGTGATGGCGCGCGCGCGCGTGGCGGCGCGCGGCCTGCAGCGCGATTTCGGCATCGCCGAGCCGCGCCTCGCGCTGGCGGGCTTCAACCCCCATGCCGGCGAAGGTGGCGCCTTGGGGCTGGAGGAGATCGAAATACTGATCCCCGCCGTGGAGCAGCTGCGCGACGAGGGGATCGACATTGTCGGCCCGCTCGCGGCCGATACCATGTTCCACCCGCGCGCCCGCGCCCGCTACGACGCCGCGCTCTGCACCTATCACGATCAGGCGCTGATCCCGCTCAAGACGCTGCATTTCGACGAGGGCGTCAACATGACCTTGGGGCTGCCTATCGTCCGCGTGGCGCCCGATCACGGCACCGCCTTCGAGATCGCCGGCCGCAACATGGCGGAGCCCGGCGCGATGATCGCCGCGATCCGCATGGCGGCCGAGGCCGCGGAGCGCCGCGCCGCCCACGGATGA
- a CDS encoding DNA polymerase III subunit chi, translated as MQVDFYQLGRSPLPRVLARIAERILADGGRLLIVAGSEAQAADLDAALWEGPDSFLPHGREGADQPVLIGLECTAANQARHIALADQRWRDEALAFDRAFHFFDADTLEAARAAWRALGARPEISRNYWSQDEAGRWRKTA; from the coding sequence GTGCAGGTCGATTTCTACCAACTCGGCCGCTCGCCTCTGCCCCGCGTGCTGGCGCGGATCGCCGAGCGGATCCTCGCGGACGGCGGGCGGCTGCTGATCGTGGCCGGGTCCGAGGCGCAGGCGGCGGATCTGGACGCGGCCTTGTGGGAGGGGCCCGACAGCTTCCTCCCCCATGGCCGCGAGGGCGCCGACCAGCCTGTGCTGATCGGTTTGGAGTGCACCGCCGCCAATCAGGCGCGCCACATCGCGCTGGCCGATCAGCGCTGGCGTGACGAGGCTCTGGCCTTCGATCGCGCCTTCCACTTCTTCGATGCCGACACGCTTGAGGCGGCACGCGCGGCGTGGCGCGCGCTGGGGGCGCGGCCCGAGATCAGCCGCAATTACTGGTCGCAGGACGAGGCGGGGCGCTGGCGGAAGACCGCCTGA
- a CDS encoding leucyl aminopeptidase: MNVRFAAHRPADAAVIAVPLAAGAPDAERLAMLGAGAAYAVRAAAAARFEGEAGSIAELYVPAGEAVQRVLLVGLGGAEDEAAYERAGGALAARLLTSGETALTIDVSGHKTSAERIARLGYAALLRGWRWDAHRTTLKPRQKPSLSEIVLVGAPEGTEAAFARLKALADGIALTRELVTEPANIIYPASFVERVRGPLEAAGVTVEVLGEAEMRALGMGALLGVAQGSRREAQLLVMRWRGAEADPIAFVGKGVTFDTGGISIKPAAGMEDMKWDMGGAGAVVGAMLALAGRKAKAHVIGVCGLVENMPDGNAQRPGDVVKSMSGQTVEVINTDAEGRLVLCDAITWVQRTHKVKTVVDLATLTGAMIISLGHEYGGLFANDDGLAQALAAAGEKSGDKLWRFPLGEAYDKLIDSPIADMKNVGPRYGGSITAAQFIKRYVEEGVRWAHLDIAGMVWAAKPGALWDKGATGFGVALLDRFVSDTIEG, encoded by the coding sequence ATGAACGTTCGCTTTGCCGCCCACCGCCCCGCCGATGCCGCCGTGATCGCGGTGCCGCTCGCCGCCGGGGCGCCGGATGCGGAGCGGCTCGCCATGCTCGGCGCCGGCGCCGCCTATGCCGTGCGCGCGGCGGCGGCGGCGCGCTTCGAGGGCGAGGCGGGCAGCATCGCCGAGCTGTACGTGCCGGCGGGTGAGGCGGTGCAGCGCGTGCTGCTGGTCGGGCTCGGCGGCGCCGAGGACGAGGCCGCCTATGAGCGGGCCGGCGGCGCGCTCGCGGCGCGGCTGCTCACCTCGGGCGAGACGGCGCTGACGATCGACGTGTCCGGCCACAAGACGAGCGCCGAGCGCATCGCCCGGCTCGGCTATGCGGCGCTGCTGCGCGGCTGGCGCTGGGATGCGCACCGCACCACGCTGAAGCCGCGCCAGAAGCCGAGCCTGTCCGAGATCGTGCTGGTCGGCGCGCCGGAGGGCACCGAGGCGGCCTTTGCGCGGCTGAAGGCGCTGGCCGATGGCATCGCGCTCACCCGCGAGCTGGTCACCGAGCCGGCGAACATCATCTATCCCGCGAGCTTCGTCGAGCGCGTGCGCGGTCCGCTCGAGGCGGCGGGCGTGACGGTGGAGGTGCTGGGCGAGGCGGAGATGCGCGCGCTCGGCATGGGCGCGCTGCTCGGCGTGGCGCAGGGCTCGCGGCGCGAGGCGCAGCTGCTCGTGATGCGGTGGCGCGGCGCGGAGGCCGATCCGATCGCCTTTGTCGGCAAGGGCGTCACCTTCGATACCGGCGGCATCTCGATCAAGCCCGCCGCCGGCATGGAGGATATGAAGTGGGACATGGGCGGCGCCGGCGCGGTGGTGGGGGCGATGCTCGCGCTCGCCGGGCGCAAGGCCAAGGCGCATGTCATCGGCGTGTGCGGCCTGGTCGAGAACATGCCCGATGGCAACGCCCAGCGCCCCGGCGACGTGGTGAAGAGCATGTCCGGCCAGACGGTGGAGGTGATCAACACCGATGCCGAGGGCCGGCTGGTGCTGTGCGACGCCATCACCTGGGTGCAGCGCACCCACAAGGTGAAGACGGTGGTGGATCTCGCCACGCTCACCGGCGCGATGATCATCAGCCTCGGCCATGAATATGGCGGCCTCTTCGCCAATGACGACGGGCTTGCCCAGGCGCTGGCGGCGGCCGGCGAGAAGAGCGGCGACAAGCTGTGGCGCTTCCCGCTCGGCGAGGCCTATGACAAGCTGATCGACAGCCCGATCGCCGACATGAAGAATGTCGGGCCGCGCTATGGCGGCTCGATCACCGCCGCGCAGTTCATCAAGCGCTATGTCGAGGAGGGGGTGCGCTGGGCGCATCTCGATATCGCCGGCATGGTGTGGGCCGCCAAGCCCGGCGCGCTGTGGGACAAGGGTGCGACCGGTTTCGGCGTGGCGCTGCTGGACCGCTTCGTTTCGGATACGATCGAGGGCTGA
- a CDS encoding peptidylprolyl isomerase, with the protein MAQTDDGLGGGGGDNPLNLPNDVQIFGKFDPHIRKANAIVNGFIITDTDVDQRLNLVLAANNQQVSPQEKDQLRLQVLRNLIDETLEIQEAKANDVSVPQGDIDQTFARVSSQFKQSPDQFAAYLRAKGSSPQSIKRQIEGELAWQRVLGRKVEPFVNVGDDEVKGVIARLKASKGTKEFHVGEIFLSSTPATDAQVHANADRVFDQLKKGGSFVAYARQYSEASTAAVGGDLGWVRAEQLPGAIAQVLPEMQPGQVTPPIQVPGGYSIIALSDQRQVLTADPRDAVLSLRQVTVTFPKGTTQQTASPRVAAFAEATQKMAGCGAVKDVAAKFNAEVVTNDDIKVRDLPLPLQQQMLSMSVGQSTSPFGSVEEGVRVLVLCGRDDPEQTNGPSFDQVYNQMEEQRVNQRARRYLRDLRRDAVIEYR; encoded by the coding sequence ATGGCCCAGACCGATGACGGGCTCGGCGGCGGCGGCGGCGACAATCCGCTCAACCTGCCGAACGACGTGCAGATCTTCGGCAAGTTCGATCCGCACATCCGCAAGGCCAACGCGATCGTCAACGGCTTCATCATCACCGATACCGATGTCGACCAGCGGCTCAACCTCGTGCTCGCGGCCAACAACCAGCAGGTTTCGCCGCAGGAGAAGGATCAGCTGCGCCTGCAGGTGCTGCGCAACCTGATCGACGAGACGCTCGAGATCCAGGAAGCCAAGGCCAATGACGTGTCGGTGCCGCAGGGCGACATCGACCAGACCTTCGCGCGCGTCTCGTCCCAGTTCAAGCAATCGCCCGACCAGTTCGCCGCCTATCTGCGCGCCAAGGGCTCCTCGCCGCAATCGATCAAGCGCCAGATCGAGGGCGAGCTTGCCTGGCAGCGCGTGCTCGGCCGCAAGGTGGAGCCGTTCGTCAATGTCGGCGACGACGAGGTCAAGGGCGTGATCGCCCGGCTCAAGGCGTCCAAGGGCACCAAGGAATTCCATGTCGGCGAAATTTTCCTCTCGTCCACGCCGGCGACCGACGCGCAGGTCCACGCCAATGCCGATCGCGTCTTCGATCAGCTGAAGAAGGGCGGCAGCTTCGTCGCCTATGCCCGCCAATATTCGGAAGCCTCGACCGCGGCAGTGGGCGGGGATCTCGGCTGGGTCCGCGCCGAGCAGCTGCCGGGCGCCATCGCGCAGGTGCTGCCCGAAATGCAGCCCGGCCAGGTGACGCCGCCGATCCAGGTGCCGGGCGGCTATTCGATCATCGCTTTGTCCGATCAGCGCCAGGTGCTGACCGCCGATCCGCGCGACGCGGTGCTGAGCCTGCGCCAGGTGACGGTGACCTTCCCCAAGGGCACCACCCAGCAGACCGCCAGCCCGCGCGTCGCCGCCTTCGCCGAAGCGACGCAGAAGATGGCCGGCTGCGGCGCCGTCAAGGATGTCGCCGCCAAGTTCAACGCCGAGGTCGTCACCAACGACGACATCAAGGTGCGCGATCTGCCGCTGCCGCTGCAGCAGCAGATGCTCTCCATGTCGGTGGGCCAGTCGACCAGCCCGTTCGGTTCGGTCGAGGAAGGCGTGCGCGTGCTGGTGCTGTGCGGGCGCGACGATCCCGAGCAGACCAACGGCCCCTCCTTCGATCAGGTCTACAACCAGATGGAGGAGCAGCGCGTCAACCAGCGCGCCCGCCGCTATCTGCGCGACCTGCGCCGTGACGCGGTGATCGAGTACCGATGA
- the rsmA gene encoding 16S rRNA (adenine(1518)-N(6)/adenine(1519)-N(6))-dimethyltransferase RsmA, with product MTDTLDRLPPLREVIQRHGLAASKALGQNFLLDGQLLDRIARVAGDLAGQPVYEVGPGPGGLTRALLRAGAYVTAVERDARCLPALAELGEAAPGRLAVIEGDALAIDEPARLASGTRIVANLPYNVGTALLVRWLEAEPWRPWWASATLMFQKEVAERIVARPGTDAYGRLAILAQWRASAAIALPVHRSAFVPPPKVMSAVVHVVPQPAPPGAATATLSRLTAAAFGQRRKMLRQSLKAVPGALDALAGLGIAAERRPETVAVEEWVALARLLGPAPGGEKIQG from the coding sequence ATGACCGACACGCTCGATCGGCTGCCGCCGCTGCGCGAGGTCATCCAGCGGCACGGCCTCGCCGCGAGCAAGGCGCTGGGCCAGAATTTCCTCCTCGACGGCCAGCTGCTGGACCGCATCGCGCGCGTCGCCGGGGATCTGGCCGGTCAGCCCGTCTACGAGGTCGGCCCCGGGCCCGGCGGACTGACCCGCGCGCTGCTCCGCGCCGGCGCCTATGTCACGGCGGTGGAGCGCGACGCGCGCTGCCTGCCCGCGCTCGCCGAGCTGGGCGAGGCGGCGCCGGGCCGGCTGGCGGTGATCGAAGGCGATGCGCTGGCGATCGACGAGCCCGCCCGCCTCGCTTCCGGCACGCGGATCGTCGCCAATCTTCCCTATAATGTCGGCACCGCGCTGCTGGTGCGCTGGCTGGAGGCCGAGCCCTGGCGGCCCTGGTGGGCCTCGGCGACGCTGATGTTCCAGAAGGAGGTGGCGGAGCGCATCGTCGCCCGGCCGGGAACGGACGCCTATGGCCGGCTCGCGATCCTGGCGCAGTGGCGGGCGAGCGCGGCGATCGCGCTGCCGGTGCATCGCTCCGCCTTCGTGCCGCCGCCCAAGGTGATGTCGGCGGTGGTGCATGTCGTGCCGCAGCCGGCGCCGCCAGGGGCCGCCACCGCCACCCTCTCCCGGCTCACCGCCGCCGCCTTCGGCCAGCGCCGCAAGATGCTGCGGCAGAGCCTCAAGGCCGTGCCCGGCGCGCTCGATGCGCTGGCCGGGCTCGGCATCGCCGCCGAGCGCCGGCCGGAAACGGTGGCGGTGGAGGAATGGGTGGCGCTAGCGCGGCTGCTCGGCCCGGCGCCGGGCGGCGAGAAAATACAGGGCTAG
- a CDS encoding amino acid permease → MSLLGRIKPIAPPADDAAHRLRRTLGWPHLIALGVGAIVGTGILTLTGAGAALAGPGVILSFLIAGLVCAAAALAYAELATMIPQSGSAYTYSYVAIGERIAWIVGWSLILEYSVVCSTVAVGWSGYFTGFARGLGWEIPQALAAGPDAGGVINLPAVAIIALVAGLLLIGTRESATLNTVLVALKIAALAMFVWLTLPAFSRAHFSPLMPYGFFQTLGPDGTKRGVMAAASIIFFAFYGFDAVSTAAEEAKDPRRDLTIGIVGSMLACVVIYVFVAASAVGALPFQRFAGSAEPLALVLRSLGHDRAAVLFGAVAVVALPTVILAFLYGQTRIFFVMARDGLLPAALGRVSHRSGVPVAVTIGTALVVAVIAALLPLAEIAALANAGTLCAFVAVGVALLVLRRRDPDRPRGFRAPAAPLVGWVAILGCCYLFLSLPTGTQIRFFLWNAIGLALYFLAARRRAEQPR, encoded by the coding sequence ATGAGCCTGCTCGGCCGGATCAAACCCATCGCGCCGCCCGCCGACGATGCCGCGCACCGATTGCGCCGCACGCTGGGCTGGCCGCATCTGATCGCGCTCGGCGTGGGCGCGATCGTCGGCACCGGCATCCTCACCTTGACCGGGGCCGGCGCGGCGCTGGCGGGGCCGGGCGTGATCCTCTCCTTCCTCATCGCCGGGCTGGTCTGCGCGGCCGCCGCGCTCGCCTATGCCGAGCTGGCGACGATGATCCCGCAATCCGGCAGCGCCTATACCTATAGCTATGTCGCGATCGGGGAGCGCATCGCCTGGATCGTCGGCTGGAGCCTGATCCTCGAATATTCGGTGGTCTGCTCCACCGTCGCCGTCGGCTGGTCGGGCTATTTCACGGGTTTCGCGCGGGGGCTCGGCTGGGAGATCCCGCAGGCGCTCGCCGCCGGGCCGGACGCGGGCGGCGTCATCAACCTGCCGGCGGTGGCGATCATCGCGCTGGTGGCGGGTCTGCTGCTGATCGGCACGCGCGAGAGCGCCACGCTCAACACCGTTCTGGTGGCGCTCAAGATCGCGGCACTCGCCATGTTCGTCTGGCTGACCTTGCCCGCTTTCTCGCGCGCCCATTTCAGCCCGCTGATGCCCTATGGCTTTTTCCAGACGCTCGGTCCGGATGGCACCAAGCGCGGCGTGATGGCGGCCGCCTCGATCATCTTCTTCGCCTTTTACGGCTTCGACGCGGTGTCGACGGCGGCGGAGGAGGCCAAGGATCCGCGGCGCGACCTCACCATTGGCATCGTCGGCTCGATGCTGGCGTGCGTCGTCATCTATGTCTTCGTCGCGGCGAGCGCGGTGGGCGCGCTGCCCTTCCAGCGCTTCGCCGGCAGCGCCGAGCCGCTCGCGCTGGTGCTGCGCAGCCTCGGCCATGATCGTGCGGCGGTGCTATTCGGCGCGGTCGCGGTGGTGGCGCTGCCCACGGTGATCCTCGCCTTCCTCTACGGACAGACGCGCATCTTCTTCGTGATGGCGCGCGACGGGCTGCTCCCCGCCGCGCTCGGCCGGGTCTCGCACCGCAGCGGCGTGCCCGTGGCGGTGACGATCGGCACGGCGCTTGTGGTGGCGGTGATCGCCGCGCTGCTGCCGCTCGCCGAGATCGCGGCGCTGGCCAATGCCGGCACGCTCTGCGCCTTTGTCGCGGTCGGCGTGGCGCTGCTGGTGTTGCGGCGGCGGGATCCGGACCGGCCGCGCGGCTTCCGCGCGCCGGCGGCGCCGCTGGTGGGCTGGGTGGCGATCCTCGGCTGCTGCTATCTGTTCCTCAGCCTGCCGACGGGCACGCAGATCCGCTTCTTCCTGTGGAACGCGATCGGCCTAGCCCTGTATTTTCTCGCCGCCCGGCGCCGGGCCGAGCAGCCGCGCTAG
- a CDS encoding MFS transporter, whose product MTASRPSTSAAAPPSAHHPGLVLFALAMGGFAIGTTEFATMSLLPFFARGLGIDEPTAGHVISAYALGVVVGAPLLAVATARMARRSLLILLMALFAIGNALSALAPSYGWMLFFRFLSGLPHGAYFGIAALVAAQQLGPGRRTQAVGRVMLGLTIATILGVPVANEIGQLVGWRWGFAIVALLAMLTMALVAAFAPRDQADRAASPLRELSALRRRQVWLTLGIGAIGFGGLFAVYAYLSSTLVAVTGMAPKATPIVFACFGAGMTVGNLVAPRFADRALMPTAAALLLLSAASLALFPLAAPHVATIIVDVFAIGFGGALGTVLQTRLMDVAEDAQALAAALNHSAFNTANAIGPWAGGLAIGAGLGWTSTGPVGAGLALGGLLVWVAAVLDARRVRRSSASAPPRPATSNCG is encoded by the coding sequence ATGACAGCGTCCCGTCCCTCCACCTCCGCCGCCGCGCCGCCTTCCGCCCATCATCCCGGGCTGGTGCTGTTCGCGCTCGCCATGGGCGGCTTCGCGATCGGCACCACCGAATTTGCGACGATGAGCCTGCTGCCCTTCTTCGCGCGCGGGCTCGGCATCGACGAGCCGACCGCCGGCCATGTCATCTCCGCCTATGCGCTCGGGGTGGTGGTGGGCGCGCCGCTGCTCGCCGTCGCCACCGCGCGCATGGCGCGCCGCAGCCTGCTGATCCTGCTGATGGCGCTGTTCGCGATCGGCAACGCGCTGAGCGCGCTCGCGCCCAGCTATGGCTGGATGCTTTTCTTCCGCTTTCTGAGCGGCCTGCCCCATGGCGCCTATTTCGGCATCGCGGCCCTGGTGGCGGCGCAGCAGCTCGGGCCGGGGCGGCGCACCCAGGCGGTGGGGCGGGTGATGCTGGGCCTCACCATCGCCACCATCCTCGGCGTCCCCGTCGCCAACGAGATCGGCCAGCTGGTCGGCTGGCGCTGGGGCTTTGCGATCGTGGCGCTGCTCGCCATGCTCACCATGGCGCTGGTCGCCGCCTTCGCCCCACGCGACCAGGCGGACCGCGCCGCGAGCCCGCTCCGCGAGCTGAGCGCGCTCCGCCGCCGCCAGGTCTGGCTGACCCTCGGCATCGGCGCGATCGGCTTTGGCGGGCTGTTCGCCGTCTATGCCTATCTCAGCTCCACCCTCGTCGCCGTGACGGGAATGGCGCCCAAGGCCACGCCGATCGTCTTCGCCTGTTTCGGCGCGGGCATGACGGTGGGCAATCTGGTGGCGCCGCGCTTCGCCGATCGCGCGCTGATGCCCACGGCGGCGGCACTGCTGCTGCTCTCGGCGGCCTCGCTGGCGCTGTTCCCGCTCGCCGCGCCGCATGTCGCGACGATCATCGTCGATGTCTTCGCCATCGGCTTTGGCGGCGCGCTCGGCACGGTGCTGCAGACGCGGCTGATGGACGTGGCGGAGGACGCGCAGGCGCTCGCCGCCGCGCTCAACCATTCGGCCTTCAACACCGCCAATGCGATCGGCCCCTGGGCCGGCGGCCTGGCGATCGGCGCGGGATTGGGCTGGACGTCCACCGGCCCAGTCGGCGCGGGGCTGGCGCTGGGCGGGCTGCTCGTCTGGGTGGCGGCGGTGCTGGACGCGCGGCGCGTCAGGCGGTCTTCCGCCAGCGCCCCGCCTCGTCCTGCGACCAGTAATTGCGGCTGA
- a CDS encoding LPS-assembly protein LptD, with product MAAALALAAAPGLGQTVADGAAPAAADAGLARPVASPALAVAGENKPLADNEVAFTADRIDYDYQAKIVTASGDVRMVRQGTHLRADKVIWNRGTGKAHAYGSVAVQNPQGDTSYADELELTDDLKNGIAQNLLLVLENGGRMAALKGQRQNGVYTLEHAAYSPCDVTTDHGCPKQPLWEITADRVTYDPERHRLSYRDARLRFFGVPLFWLPAFSHPDGSGQGGNSGLLVPDASYNSRNGLSLQLPYFWQIAPNRDLTVTPHLFTAVLPMIEAQYRELNSLGAFQIHGYATSSSQASNNVVNSTREFRGYIDANGRYQLGPDWTIRASIREVTDKTFLRRYEISDDDRLRSTISAERIDDDSYLSIAGWRFRTLVLGQSQKTQPFAVPLIDYRRRIGESLLGGTFTLQANTLAITRDEGQSTQRAFAGVQWQKWSLLPTGQLLTFTAYARGDVYHSADNDLTTTTIYQGDPGWQTRGIAAAAVDMRWPFVGTLFGGTQRVTPRVQFVASPHAKNLAIPNEDARAIDLEDSNLFALNRFNGYDRWEGDTRVTYGLDYALDLPRFALRSVIGQSYRLAGPDSLFPDGTGLSGDFSDIVGRTTIRYGSFVSLTHRFRLDKHSLAVRRSEVDATLGTQDTYVLIGYLNLNRNISPEIEDLRDHQELRLGGRVLLMKRWSVFGSTTVDLTNEVNTTNPLASTADGFNPVQSRVGLAYEDDCFRASIQWHRDFAAFGDARRGSTIQFQLAFKNLGR from the coding sequence TTGGCGGCGGCGCTCGCGCTGGCCGCGGCGCCGGGCCTTGGCCAGACCGTGGCCGATGGCGCCGCGCCGGCCGCCGCCGATGCCGGGCTTGCGCGTCCGGTGGCGTCGCCCGCCCTCGCCGTCGCCGGCGAAAACAAGCCGCTGGCGGACAATGAGGTCGCCTTCACCGCCGATCGCATCGATTATGATTATCAGGCCAAGATCGTCACCGCCTCGGGCGATGTACGGATGGTGCGCCAGGGCACGCACCTGCGCGCCGACAAGGTGATCTGGAATCGCGGCACGGGCAAGGCCCACGCCTATGGCAGCGTCGCCGTGCAGAACCCCCAGGGCGACACCTCCTATGCCGACGAGCTTGAGCTCACCGACGATCTGAAGAATGGCATCGCGCAGAATCTGCTTTTGGTGCTGGAGAATGGCGGCCGCATGGCGGCGCTGAAGGGCCAGCGGCAGAACGGCGTCTACACGCTCGAACATGCCGCCTATTCGCCCTGCGACGTCACCACCGATCATGGCTGCCCCAAACAGCCCCTGTGGGAGATCACGGCCGATCGCGTCACCTATGATCCGGAGCGGCACCGGCTGTCCTATCGCGACGCGCGGCTGCGCTTCTTCGGCGTGCCCCTGTTCTGGCTGCCGGCCTTCTCGCATCCCGATGGCAGCGGCCAGGGCGGCAATTCCGGCCTGCTGGTTCCCGACGCGAGCTATAACAGCCGCAACGGCCTCTCGCTGCAGCTGCCCTATTTCTGGCAGATCGCGCCCAATCGCGATCTGACGGTCACGCCGCATCTCTTCACCGCCGTGCTGCCGATGATCGAGGCGCAGTATCGCGAGCTGAACAGCCTGGGTGCCTTCCAGATCCATGGCTACGCCACCTCGTCCAGCCAGGCCTCGAACAATGTCGTCAACAGCACGCGCGAGTTCCGCGGCTATATCGATGCCAATGGCCGCTACCAATTGGGGCCGGACTGGACGATCCGCGCCTCGATCCGCGAGGTCACCGACAAGACCTTCCTGCGGCGCTACGAGATTTCCGACGACGACCGGCTGCGCTCCACCATCTCGGCCGAGCGGATCGACGATGACAGCTATCTCTCGATCGCCGGCTGGCGCTTCCGCACGCTGGTGCTGGGCCAGAGCCAGAAGACCCAGCCCTTCGCGGTGCCGCTGATCGATTATCGCCGGCGCATCGGCGAATCCCTGCTGGGCGGCACCTTCACGCTCCAGGCCAACACACTCGCCATTACGCGCGACGAGGGGCAGAGCACCCAGCGCGCCTTTGCCGGGGTGCAATGGCAGAAATGGTCGCTGCTGCCGACCGGCCAGCTGCTGACCTTCACCGCCTATGCGCGCGGCGATGTCTATCACAGCGCCGACAACGATCTCACGACCACCACCATCTACCAGGGCGATCCCGGCTGGCAGACGCGCGGCATCGCGGCGGCGGCGGTGGACATGCGCTGGCCCTTTGTCGGCACGCTGTTCGGCGGCACCCAGCGCGTGACGCCGCGCGTCCAGTTCGTCGCCAGCCCGCACGCCAAGAACCTCGCCATCCCCAACGAGGACGCCCGCGCGATCGATCTCGAGGATTCCAACCTCTTCGCGCTCAACCGCTTCAACGGCTACGACCGCTGGGAGGGCGATACCCGCGTCACCTACGGGCTCGATTACGCGCTGGACCTGCCGCGCTTCGCGCTGCGCAGCGTGATCGGCCAGAGCTACCGCCTCGCCGGGCCGGACTCGCTCTTCCCCGATGGCACCGGCCTGTCGGGCGATTTCTCGGATATCGTCGGCCGCACCACCATCCGCTATGGCAGCTTCGTCAGCCTCACCCATCGCTTCCGGCTGGACAAGCACAGCCTCGCGGTGCGGCGTAGCGAGGTGGACGCCACGCTCGGCACGCAGGACACCTATGTCCTGATCGGCTATCTCAACCTCAACCGCAACATCTCGCCCGAGATTGAGGATCTGCGCGATCACCAGGAGCTGCGGCTGGGCGGACGGGTGCTGCTGATGAAGCGCTGGTCGGTGTTCGGATCGACCACGGTGGACCTCACCAACGAGGTGAACACCACCAATCCGCTGGCCAGCACCGCCGACGGATTCAACCCCGTCCAGTCGCGCGTGGGGCTCGCCTATGAGGATGATTGCTTCCGCGCCTCGATCCAGTGGCACCGCGATTTCGCGGCCTTTGGCGATGCGCGGCGGGGCAGCACCATCCAGTTCCAGCTAGCCTTCAAGAATCTTGGGCGCTAA